The DNA region GCCGATGTGGATCGCCTCGCCCGGCTCCGGACCAAAACCAGGTCGCCGGTCCGAAGAACTCGCCTGCGGGCCTTGGAACAAGGATCGAAGTTCCTCCAAGGGGTGCAGTCCCGGAACGAATTCGCACACCTTGCCCTCCAATGGCTCGAACCGCAGCCGCTCTTCATCGAAGAGCGCGTGGTGCCTCGGAATGAACCGGAGGCACCAGCCCGGCAAGTGATTGTCGGGCGGATCGTCCGCCTGGGATTCGGGCTGACTCCCAACACCCGCGATGGCTCCTGGCAGTGGTTCAAAGCCGGCCGTTTGGGCAGCGCCGAGTCGCAAGCCAACCATGCCGGCTGGCCGATGCGGTGGGGTCCTCGCGTTGTTCGCCGTGTTGCTCGTGACTCGAAAGGGGCCGACCGATCCTTCGACCCTATTGCCGAGTGGGCCGACTGGTTTGACAGGCACACTTTCACCGTGCATTCGGCCTGGCCCGACACGCCACCGGGTTTCCGAAGGGATTGGGAACTCCTTTGGCGTGATTGCTCGGGAACGGGCCAAAAGGCCAGCCTGACCGATCTCAATCGCGGCTGGAGCCCCTCGGGAATCGTTGCCCGCGCACTTCAGGAGATCCGCGAGGCGAACCGCTACATTCAAGCATTGCTGGGTGACCTCGATCTGGAGCGCCGTGGTTTCCCCGGGACGACGGTACCCGCCATCTCGACCCGGGGCGGCGGGCACCTGCGACAGTATCGGAAGTTGGTTGCCGCCGTAGATCAGTGAGACGCCGGAAGCGGCCTTCCCCGCCAGCGTTCGCTAACGTTCCAGGCCTTGGAAGAAGTCCGCGTTCAGGGTCGTCCCGGACTTGACCTCGATGGCATCCAGTTGATCGCCGTCCTCCCGGATCACGTCCACTTCGTGGCCGGCGCTGTCGCGCCAGAAGAACAGGCCCTCCGGAAACCCCCGGTTGAATCGGGCCTTACACAGCTCGCCGAGCACCCAGGTCTCGACCAGCGGCCCGCGCAATGGATTGAGCGTGAGCGTGGCGGCGTCCTTGATGCCCAGCAGCCAGGCGGCGAGGCCGGCATCCAGGAAGCAGAGCTTGGCGGTCTTGACGAGCCGCTTGTTGAAGTTGCGGTGGTGCGGCGGGAGCAGACGGACCAGCCACAATCCCCTGCAGATGGGACAGCAGGTCGGGGCACCGTTGGACCTCATCCAGAAAGCACGACAAGCATTCAGCCACTGACCACGTTCCATCGGGCTGTCGGCCTCGTGACCCGAAGAGGATGTCCGGGAATCCGAACCGCCTGTTCCGGGAAGCAAGCGCGGCAGAGGACTGCCGCATTCCGTGACGGCTTCGCGACGCGCGGGCTGGTCGGAAGGGCGGCGGCGGACGATGATTCGATTGTTTGGTCATCTCGCTACCATACTTTACATCTGGTAGACTCAAACGTATAGTTCGCTAGCATGATTCCAAGGCCGTTCTGGCAGCAGCGGATTGCGGATGCCTGGGGGGAGGCACCCATTGTCTGGTTGTGCGGGGTCCGAAGGGCGGGGAAGACGACTCTGGCGCGGCAGTTGGGCGAAGACCGCACGCTCTACATGAACTGCGACCTACCTGAAGTGGAGGACCAGGTGCGCGATCCGCTGCGGTTCTTCCGCTCCTGCGAGAAGGAGGTGGCGATCTTTGATGAAATCCATCAACTGCGTGATCCGGCACGGTTGCTAAAGGTGGGCGCAGACGAATTTCCCCGGCTCAAGATTCTGGCCACCGGATCCTCAACCCTGGCGGCCAGTCGGAAATTCCGGGACACGCTTGCGGGGCGCAAGCGCCTGGTGCCTTTGGTTCCGGTGCTGCTGGAGGAACTGACGGCCTTCGGCAATGCCACACTGGCGCGACGACTGCTTCACGGCGGCCTGCCGCCTGCGCTCCTGGCAAACGCCAAGAAGGCATCGTTTTACCGTGAGTGGATGGATTCGTTCTTCGCGCGGGACATCCAGCGTTTGTTTGGTTTTCGGGATGTGAACCGATTCAACACCTTCTTCGAATACTGTCTGCGGCAGAGCGGCGGGCAGTTCGAACAAACCAAGGCTGCCAGCGCGGTGGGCATCACGCGTCCGACGGTCGAGAGCCATCTGCGTGCGCTCGAAATCACCCATGCGGTCACCCTGCTGCGGCCATTTCACGGCGGCGGCCAGAACGAGATTGTCCGGCAACCGAAGGTGTACGCGTTTGACACCGGTTTCGTGAGCTGGGCGCGCGGGTGGGAGCCGCTCCGGTCCGACGACTGCGGGTTGCTGTGGGAGCACGTGGTCCTCGAACACTTGCAGGCGCACTTCCCCGAAACGCCGGTGCGCTACTGGCGGGACAAGCAGGGGCGCGAGGTGGATTTCGTGTTGGCACGGGGCCGGGATGAAGTGGATGTGATCGAATGCAAATGGAGCAGCGACGCATTCGAGGCCGACGCGTTGCATGCCTTTCGCAGCCACTATCCGAAGGGACGCAACTATCTGTTCAGCCCCTTGGGATCGCAGGGATACACGAAACGCTTCGGTACCCATGACGTGTCCGTTTGCCCACCTCCGGAGTTCACCGGGTCGGCGCTGCCATGACAATCGCGGGCTGACCACAGCAGCCTGGCGAATGCGGCGCATCCAGGCCACGATTGACGCGGAGTTTTCCCGCGTTGAGGCGGATGCGGCATTGCTGCGCGTCCTGCCCACGGACCGGCTTGGGCACCTGCCCGTGGTGGCGCTCGGTGAGTTTCTGTTTGGCATCTGCCGGTCACGAGAACGACCGAAGCTGGAGCGGTGGATTGAAGCGGTGAAAGCAACCTGCGTGCGTGCTCGCGGTGGTGGATGGAGACACCGCGGACCCTTACGCCAACATCCGCGAGGAACTCCGCGCCGCGGCGACACCCATTCCCGAGAACGACATCTGGATTGCCGCACTCTGCCGGCAACACCAACTGGCGGTGGCCAGCCGTCACGTACACTTCGACAGGGTACGCGGACTGAGGCGCGTGACGTGGTAAGACGACGGCCCAACCGGTCGGGTAAACAATGTTCCAGGTCCTCTGTGCGTTCCTCTTGCCGCTCTCTGGCCGGAAGACGAGACGCAAGGCATGGCATCTGGCGTGAAGACGCGAAGGAATTCTGTGCCTCACTGGCGGGGAGCGTTTTCGGGATCTTGCGCCCAAACCAAATCCCCGGGGTGACCGTTGCCGCCCCCCCGGATCCGGCTTGAACGAGTCGCGACAGGCGGGCCGCTGGTGCCAGTTGGCGCTCGCCCCCGGCGCCGCTTCCCGCATGCTGGCGTCAGGGCCCGATGTCCGCCGATCCCGAGATCCCCGCCATTGCCGCCCGGGGCCTGATCCGCCGTTTTGGCGGGGTGACCGCCCTGGACGGCGTGACACTTGACGTTCGTCCCGGAGAGTTTTTCACCCTCCTCGGCGCGTCGGGCTGCGGCAAGACGACCCTGCTGCGCCTCCTCGCCGGACTCGATCAACCGGATGCCGGAAGCCTGCACCTGCATGGAGCCGATGCGCTCCGCCTGCCGCCCCACGCCCGCCCGGTCAACACGGTCTTTCAATCCTATGCCTTGTTCCCGCACCTCACCGTGCGGGAGAACGTCCTCTTCGGACTGCGCATGAAGCGGGTGGCACCGCCCGAGGCCGCGCGGCGGGCCGCGGCAGCGCTCGAGTTGTGCGAGATCGGCGAACTGGCCGGGAGGCGTCCGCACCAGCTCTCCGGCGGCCAGCAGCAGCGGGTCGCGCTTGCCCGGGCCCTCGTCAACGAACCCCGCGTGCTGTTGCTCGACGAACCCCTGGCCGCACTGGATCCACAGCTCCGCCGCCAATTGCGCGAGGGCCTTCACGCGCTTCAGCGGCGCCTGGGCATCACCTTTGTGCTCGTCACCCATGACCGGGAGGAGGCGCTGTCGCTGAGCGACCGGTTGGCCCTGATGCGGGAGGGGCGCATCGAGCAGGTCGGGCCGGGGGAAATGCTCTACCGGCATCCCGCCACCCGGTTCGTCGCCGGGTTCCTTGGGGAGTGCAATCTCGTCCCGGCGCGCGTCGTGGCCCCCGGCGAGATCGAGTCGGCGCTGGGACGCTGGCGCGTCGCCGACACGCCCCAGGTGTCGGGACCGGTATGGGCCGCGTTTCGTCCGGAAGCCGTCACGCTGGCCGGCAGTGATTCCCCGAATGCCTTCAGCGCTGTTCTGGCCCGGCGAACGTTCACCGGAGCCACTTCGGCCTGCATGGCCGAAGCGGGAACGCAACCCGTCCTGCTGACCCTCCCGACCGGAGCCACGACGGAGGCGTCCCACGCTGTCGGCTCCCTCCTGCGCCTCGCCGTGGATCCACGGCGGATTTCCGTGCTCACCGAATGATCCCCGCAAACCGTCCGGCCACCGTCCGTGCCGCGCTCCTGACCGCAGGACCCGCGCTCCTCTGGATGGGCGTGTTCCTCGGGCTGCCCATGGCCGGATTGGCGGTGGTGAGCTTCCTGACACGCGGGGATTACGGAGATTTCGGACTGCCGTGGACGCTGGAAAACTACGCGCGCCTCGCAGGACGCACTGAACTGGGATTCGACCCTCTCTATCCGCGAATTCTCGGCCGCAGCGTGGCCCTGGGAGCCGCGACCACTGCGTTATGCCTGGCGGGTGCGCTGCCGGTGGCGTTCTTCATTGCCCGTCGGACCGCCCGGTGGCAGGCGACGCTGCTGACGCTCTTGTTGGTGCCGTTCTGGACCAACCTTCTGATTCGGACCTATGGCTGGCAGGTGTTGCTGGCCCCGGGGGCCCCGTTGTCCCGGCTGGCGGCCGCATTCGGGATCATCCCACCGGACGCAGGGATCTACCCGGGACTCGTGGCGGTCCTGGTGGGCATGGTCTGCGATTTTCTGCCGTTCATGGTGCTGCCGCTCTATGCGTCGGTCGAAAAGGTGGACTGGACCCTTGCCGATGCCGCCGCCGACCTCGGGGCGACACCTTGGGGGATCTTTCGCCATGCCCTTTGGCCGCAGATCCGGCCCGGAGCGGCCGCCGGCATGGCGCTGGTGTTCCTTCCGGCGACCGGACAGTTCGTGGTTCCCGATCTGCTTGGGGGGGCCCGGGTGCTCATGGTGGGCAATGCCATCCAGCAACAGTTTGGCACCAGCCGCGACTGGCCGTTCGGGGCCGCCATGGCGTGTGTGACCTTGTTGTTGTTGCTGCTGCTGGCGGTGAGCCGGCGGCGCCGGGAGGCGCATGCGGTGGAGTCATGAGACGCCCTGGAATCTTCTGGCTCACTGCAGCGGCCACCGTGCTGGCGCTCGCCTTCGTGTACCTGCCGCTGGCGACCATCGCGCTGGCGTCGTTCAATGCCGCACGGTTCGGTACCCGTTGGGAGGGATTCACCCTGGAGTGGTACGTCCGGCTCTTCCAGAACGCCGACGCCTGGCGGGCGGCGCGCAACTCGATCACGGTCGCACTCGCCAGCAC from Verrucomicrobiia bacterium includes:
- a CDS encoding DUF4143 domain-containing protein, coding for MRSNGAPTCCPICRGLWLVRLLPPHHRNFNKRLVKTAKLCFLDAGLAAWLLGIKDAATLTLNPLRGPLVETWVLGELCKARFNRGFPEGLFFWRDSAGHEVDVIREDGDQLDAIEVKSGTTLNADFFQGLER
- a CDS encoding ATP-binding protein, with the translated sequence MIPRPFWQQRIADAWGEAPIVWLCGVRRAGKTTLARQLGEDRTLYMNCDLPEVEDQVRDPLRFFRSCEKEVAIFDEIHQLRDPARLLKVGADEFPRLKILATGSSTLAASRKFRDTLAGRKRLVPLVPVLLEELTAFGNATLARRLLHGGLPPALLANAKKASFYREWMDSFFARDIQRLFGFRDVNRFNTFFEYCLRQSGGQFEQTKAASAVGITRPTVESHLRALEITHAVTLLRPFHGGGQNEIVRQPKVYAFDTGFVSWARGWEPLRSDDCGLLWEHVVLEHLQAHFPETPVRYWRDKQGREVDFVLARGRDEVDVIECKWSSDAFEADALHAFRSHYPKGRNYLFSPLGSQGYTKRFGTHDVSVCPPPEFTGSALP
- a CDS encoding ABC transporter ATP-binding protein gives rise to the protein MSADPEIPAIAARGLIRRFGGVTALDGVTLDVRPGEFFTLLGASGCGKTTLLRLLAGLDQPDAGSLHLHGADALRLPPHARPVNTVFQSYALFPHLTVRENVLFGLRMKRVAPPEAARRAAAALELCEIGELAGRRPHQLSGGQQQRVALARALVNEPRVLLLDEPLAALDPQLRRQLREGLHALQRRLGITFVLVTHDREEALSLSDRLALMREGRIEQVGPGEMLYRHPATRFVAGFLGECNLVPARVVAPGEIESALGRWRVADTPQVSGPVWAAFRPEAVTLAGSDSPNAFSAVLARRTFTGATSACMAEAGTQPVLLTLPTGATTEASHAVGSLLRLAVDPRRISVLTE
- a CDS encoding ABC transporter permease — protein: MIPANRPATVRAALLTAGPALLWMGVFLGLPMAGLAVVSFLTRGDYGDFGLPWTLENYARLAGRTELGFDPLYPRILGRSVALGAATTALCLAGALPVAFFIARRTARWQATLLTLLLVPFWTNLLIRTYGWQVLLAPGAPLSRLAAAFGIIPPDAGIYPGLVAVLVGMVCDFLPFMVLPLYASVEKVDWTLADAAADLGATPWGIFRHALWPQIRPGAAAGMALVFLPATGQFVVPDLLGGARVLMVGNAIQQQFGTSRDWPFGAAMACVTLLLLLLLAVSRRRREAHAVES